One genomic region from Cydia amplana chromosome Z, ilCydAmpl1.1, whole genome shotgun sequence encodes:
- the LOC134661108 gene encoding carbohydrate sulfotransferase 4-like has product MLRRVNFYSICFAFGLSVLLILAGSRYTDNANNRPYPESRRNIRNFFRIEDGEELFPQPIPTNPYDGSPNIDKILEKTRGKIKLELSNYNLTHSGAKKLENLLLESGGKPLRSVIISTWRSGTTFLGDILNAVPGNFYHYEPFLSYEIIQIRGPPQADKALSTIKGMLNCDFKDMEDYFTYGKSHWHQFSHNTRLWDHCKYKKELCFDAEFTSRFCRLFPFQSMKIVRLRLRLVRDILEDHELNVKVVLLIRDPRGVMQSRQHRGFCQPAPDCWQPELLCADMISDYVAAGRLQQQYPNRLMVLRYEELALEPTTTTLRLFKFLGLSLTPAVDEFLHSHTNIEVAGVSSTFRVSREVPFRWKSVLDYDYVEEIQMACKEAMELWGYRMAYNKSHMVSKEFYPLERYSITQ; this is encoded by the exons ATGCTGCGGAGAGTAAACTTTTATTCGATATGTTTCGCATTCGGCCTCAGTGTTTTGTTAATTCTTGCTGGAAGTCGATATACAGATAACGCGAATAACCGTCCGTACCCAGAGAGTCGCAGGAATATTAGGAACTTCTTCAGGATTGAGGATGGAGAAGAACTATTTCCGCAGCCCATTCCGACGAACCCTTACGACGGGTCACCGAACATTGACAAAATATTGGAGAAGACTAGAGGAAAAATTAAACTTGAGTTATCAAATTacaatttaacacattcagggGCAAAAAAACTGGAGAACTTACTCTTGGAATCGGGGGGTAAGCCTTTGAGGAGCGTCATCATATCGACATGGAGGTCTGGCACAACGTTTTTGGGTGATATTTTGAATGCAGTGCCTGGAAATTTCTACCACTATGAGCCATTTTTGAGCTACGAGATAATACAGATCAGAGGCCCACCACAGGCAGACAAAGCATTAAGCACTATCAAGGGCATGCTCAACTGTGACTTTAAAGACATGGAAGACTATTTTACATACGGGAAGAGTCACTGGCACCAGTTCAGCCACAACACGAGATTATGGGACCACTGTAAATATAAGAAAGAACTGTGTTTTGATGCTGAATTCACTTCTAGGTTTTGTAGATTGTTCCCTTTCCAAAGTATGAAGATTGTGCGGCTGCGGCTACGATTGGTGCGGGACATTCTGGAAGACCATGA GCTTAATGTAAAAGTGGTGCTGTTGATCCGCGACCCACGTGGGGTCATGCAGTCAAGGCAGCACCGCGGCTTCTGCCAACCAGCTCCGGACTGCTGGCAGCCCGAATTGCTCTGCGCTGATATGATAAGTGATTATGTCGCTGCAGGAAGACTGCAGCAGCAATATCCAAACAGGCTCAT GGTACTGCGCTACGAAGAATTGGCCTTGGAGCCCACTACCACGACGCTCCGGCTGTTCAAGTTCCTAGGGCTGAGCCTGACGCCCGCCGTCGACGAGTTCCTTCACTCGCACACCAACATCGAGGTGGCTGGCGTCAGCTCCACTTTCAGAGTGTCCCGTGAAGTTCCGTTCCGGTGGAAGAGCGTTCTGGACTATGACTACGTTGAGGAGATCCAG ATGGCATGCAAGGAGGCTATGGAGCTGTGGGGATACCGCATGGCGTACAACAAGTCCCACATGGTTAGCAAAGAGTTTTACCCTTTAGAAAGATACTCAATCACACAATGA